One stretch of Rathayibacter festucae DSM 15932 DNA includes these proteins:
- a CDS encoding UbiX family flavin prenyltransferase: protein MNRTRQEPPGRVIVAITGASGVGIGVRILELLRMDPGLHSDVIVSKAGAMTLDQECGMTQKQVEALADVAHRPAHIGASIASGSTPATAMIIAPCTIKTLSGIAYGLADNLITRAADVCLKEGVPTLLMVRESPLHRGHLAAMDAVARSGGIIAPPVPAFYTRPASVEEIIDSLARRALVRVGLTQFHARSWAGIPEDGERVRDEALGRTP from the coding sequence ATGAACCGCACCCGTCAGGAACCGCCCGGTCGCGTGATCGTCGCCATCACCGGGGCCTCCGGCGTCGGCATCGGCGTCCGCATCCTCGAGCTGCTGCGCATGGACCCGGGCCTGCACAGCGACGTCATCGTGTCGAAGGCGGGCGCGATGACCCTCGACCAGGAGTGCGGGATGACGCAGAAGCAGGTGGAGGCGCTCGCCGACGTCGCGCACCGGCCCGCCCACATCGGGGCGTCGATCGCGTCGGGCTCGACCCCGGCGACCGCCATGATCATCGCGCCGTGCACCATCAAGACCCTGAGCGGCATCGCGTACGGCCTCGCCGACAACCTGATCACCCGGGCCGCCGACGTCTGCCTCAAGGAGGGCGTGCCCACGCTGCTGATGGTGCGCGAGTCGCCGCTGCACCGCGGCCACCTGGCCGCGATGGACGCCGTGGCACGCTCGGGCGGCATCATCGCGCCGCCGGTGCCTGCCTTCTACACCCGTCCCGCGTCGGTCGAGGAGATCATCGACTCCCTCGCCCGCCGCGCGCTCGTGCGGGTCGGGCTCACCCAGTTCCACGCGCGGTCCTGGGCCGGGATCCCCGAGGACGGCGAGCGCGTCCGCGACGAAGCCCTCGGGCGCACCCCGTGA
- a CDS encoding ABC transporter ATP-binding protein: MSTSVTTSGSTAAGERVRRPLLSVRDLAISFENDDGAVEAIRGLSFDLHAGEVVAIVGESGSGKSVTARAILGLMGPSQRITGGSIEFSRIAEDGSAVVSDIAAMSERAIRREICGRRIAMVFQDALTCLDPTMSVGKQVMEGIQEHFGLGRREARARAIELLAEVGIDQPERRFKQFPHQLSGGMCQRVNIAIALSCNPDVLICDEPTTALDVTIQLRILELLKRLQADRGLSVIFITHDLGVVATVADHVNVMYAGRIIEQGTAEEVFYDPRHPYTWGLLSAMPDLTTDSPELFAIPGSPASLVNRPAGDPFAQRNPFALEIDFVQEPPLFDVGGGHRVASWLCHPDAPPVEMPAPLRAKIDAMLALSEGGRS, translated from the coding sequence ATGAGCACGAGCGTCACCACGAGCGGGTCGACCGCCGCCGGCGAGCGCGTCCGCCGGCCCCTGCTGTCGGTCCGCGACCTCGCGATCTCGTTCGAGAACGACGACGGAGCGGTCGAGGCGATCCGCGGGCTGAGCTTCGACCTCCACGCCGGCGAGGTCGTCGCGATCGTCGGGGAGTCGGGCAGCGGCAAGTCCGTGACCGCCCGCGCGATCCTCGGCCTGATGGGTCCGAGTCAGCGCATCACCGGGGGCTCGATCGAGTTCTCGCGCATCGCCGAGGACGGCTCCGCGGTGGTCAGCGACATCGCGGCGATGAGCGAGAGGGCGATCCGCCGCGAGATCTGCGGCCGGCGGATCGCGATGGTCTTCCAGGACGCGCTGACCTGCCTCGACCCGACGATGTCGGTCGGCAAGCAGGTGATGGAGGGCATCCAGGAGCACTTCGGCCTCGGCCGGCGCGAGGCGAGGGCGCGGGCGATCGAGCTGCTCGCCGAGGTCGGCATCGACCAGCCGGAGCGCCGCTTCAAGCAGTTCCCGCACCAGCTGTCCGGCGGGATGTGCCAGCGCGTGAACATCGCCATCGCACTCTCCTGCAATCCCGACGTCCTGATCTGCGACGAGCCGACGACCGCCCTGGACGTCACCATCCAGCTCCGGATCCTCGAGCTGCTGAAGCGCCTGCAGGCCGACCGCGGTCTGTCGGTGATCTTCATCACGCACGATCTCGGCGTCGTCGCGACGGTCGCCGACCACGTCAACGTGATGTACGCGGGCCGCATCATCGAGCAGGGCACCGCGGAGGAGGTCTTCTACGACCCCCGCCACCCCTACACCTGGGGGCTGCTCTCGGCGATGCCGGACCTCACCACCGATTCCCCCGAGCTGTTCGCGATCCCGGGCAGCCCGGCGAGCCTGGTGAACCGGCCGGCCGGCGATCCGTTCGCGCAGCGCAACCCGTTCGCCCTCGAGATCGACTTCGTCCAGGAGCCGCCCCTCTTCGATGTCGGCGGCGGCCACCGCGTCGCCTCGTGGCTCTGCCATCCCGATGCGCCGCCGGTCGAGATGCCGGCACCGCTGCGCGCCAAGATCGACGCGATGCTCGCCCTCAGCGAAGGAGGCCGGTCGTGA
- a CDS encoding ATP-binding cassette domain-containing protein, producing MTALQNDTPLLSVRGLTQVFALGRRHRVTAIGGVDFEIRRGETFGLVGESGSGKSTIGRSIIRLIDPTAGEVVLSGRSLSGRLGAAERDHLRSSIQMIFQNPMSSLNPRKKVFDIVAQGLMTQRRFASVAERDEKVYAILEKVGLDRAYADRYPHQFSGGQRQRIGIARALVMQPDLVIADECVSALDVSIQAQVVNLMRSLQKELGTAYLFIAHDLAMVKYISDRIGVMHKGHLVETGTTGEIFSSPVHPYTKSLLRAVLSADPRAMRNRPPSEAYDPVALGIDYAAGTVHTLSPTHRVLATPEQLTAWTS from the coding sequence GTGACCGCCCTGCAGAACGACACCCCCCTGCTCTCGGTCCGCGGGCTGACGCAGGTCTTCGCCCTCGGGCGGCGCCACCGCGTGACGGCGATCGGCGGCGTCGACTTCGAGATCCGCCGGGGAGAGACCTTCGGGCTGGTCGGCGAGTCGGGCAGCGGCAAGTCGACCATCGGCCGCTCGATCATCCGGCTGATCGATCCCACCGCCGGGGAGGTCGTGCTGTCGGGCCGCAGCCTCAGCGGGCGGCTCGGCGCGGCGGAGCGCGACCACCTCCGCTCCAGCATCCAGATGATCTTCCAGAACCCGATGTCGAGCCTCAATCCGCGCAAGAAGGTGTTCGACATCGTCGCGCAGGGCCTGATGACGCAGCGCCGGTTCGCCTCCGTCGCCGAGCGCGACGAGAAGGTCTACGCGATCCTCGAGAAGGTGGGCCTGGATCGCGCCTACGCCGACCGCTACCCGCACCAGTTCTCCGGCGGGCAGCGCCAGCGGATCGGGATCGCGCGGGCCCTGGTGATGCAGCCCGACCTCGTGATCGCCGACGAGTGCGTCTCGGCGCTCGACGTCTCGATCCAGGCGCAGGTCGTCAACCTGATGCGCTCGCTGCAGAAGGAGCTCGGCACCGCCTACCTCTTCATCGCGCACGATCTGGCGATGGTGAAGTACATCTCGGACCGCATCGGGGTCATGCACAAGGGGCACCTCGTCGAGACGGGCACGACGGGCGAGATCTTCTCGAGCCCGGTCCACCCCTACACGAAGTCGCTCCTGCGGGCCGTGCTGTCGGCGGACCCGCGCGCCATGCGCAACCGCCCGCCGTCGGAGGCCTACGACCCCGTCGCCCTCGGCATCGACTACGCCGCCGGGACGGTGCACACGCTCTCGCCCACCCACCGCGTCCTGGCGACCCCCGAGCAGCTGACCGCCTGGACCTCCTGA
- a CDS encoding ABC transporter permease, translating into MSDPAVHRTPISPTAGLDAGVAPEGLRLVTPGNRPAGPPTTSTRVVRGGGTDIARRFRRNWPAMAGLVILAVIVVLSLVVPFFPATGGGPEIASRFLPPRVPLLESFGILDGSRDGVDAYAAADLPPGTYFLFGTDELGRDVWSRVWSGTRVSLLIAVIAFAIDVVIGMTYGLVSGYFGGRTDSLMQRVVEVLSGIPQLVIVTLFVVAVGPGIGAIVFGLLLSNWLAMSRVSRAQALRQKTEEYVLASRTLGARDARIVFVEILPNIIGPIVTMSMFSIPSAIFTESYLSFVGLGVQAPMASLGSLVSVGYKSFLAYPFLVIIPVVVLGLLMVAFTLVADGLKEATDPRLTTSRGH; encoded by the coding sequence ATGAGCGACCCGGCAGTGCACCGCACCCCGATCTCCCCGACCGCGGGCCTCGACGCCGGTGTCGCGCCCGAGGGCCTGCGACTCGTCACGCCGGGCAACCGGCCCGCCGGCCCGCCCACCACGTCGACCCGCGTCGTGCGCGGCGGCGGGACCGACATCGCCCGCCGCTTCCGCCGCAACTGGCCGGCGATGGCCGGGCTCGTGATCCTGGCCGTGATCGTGGTGCTGAGCCTGGTCGTCCCGTTCTTCCCGGCGACCGGCGGCGGACCGGAGATCGCCTCGCGCTTCCTCCCGCCGCGCGTGCCGCTGCTCGAGTCCTTCGGGATCCTCGACGGGAGCCGCGACGGCGTCGACGCCTACGCGGCGGCGGACCTGCCGCCGGGCACCTACTTCCTGTTCGGCACCGACGAGCTCGGCCGCGACGTCTGGTCGCGGGTCTGGAGCGGCACCCGGGTCTCGCTGCTGATCGCCGTCATCGCCTTCGCGATCGACGTCGTCATCGGCATGACCTACGGCCTGGTGTCCGGCTACTTCGGCGGCCGCACCGACTCGCTGATGCAGCGCGTGGTCGAGGTGCTGTCCGGGATCCCGCAGCTGGTGATCGTCACCCTCTTCGTCGTCGCGGTCGGTCCCGGCATCGGCGCGATCGTGTTCGGGCTGCTCCTCAGCAACTGGCTCGCCATGAGCCGGGTCAGCCGCGCGCAGGCGCTGCGGCAGAAGACCGAGGAGTACGTGCTCGCCTCCCGGACCCTGGGCGCCCGGGACGCGCGGATCGTCTTCGTCGAGATCCTGCCGAACATCATCGGCCCGATCGTCACGATGAGCATGTTCTCGATCCCCTCGGCGATCTTCACCGAGTCCTACCTGTCGTTCGTCGGCCTCGGCGTGCAGGCGCCGATGGCCTCGCTCGGCTCGCTGGTGAGCGTCGGCTACAAGTCGTTCCTCGCCTACCCGTTCCTGGTGATCATCCCGGTCGTGGTCCTCGGTCTGCTGATGGTGGCGTTCACGCTCGTCGCCGACGGGCTGAAGGAAGCGACCGATCCCCGACTGACGACCTCGAGAGGCCACTGA
- a CDS encoding YhgE/Pip domain-containing protein, whose protein sequence is MALFSLERPRGVKKVSWVTLLGIVLVPLVIGGLLVWALWNPTERLDTITAAVVNEDTPVELNGQTVPLGRQLAAGLVTGGETDAATPAPSASGTPSPSSSPAANVSGSDSTGNFTWVLTDKDDAAKGLADGSYATVVTIPSSFSAAATSYAGDAAAATKATIDIATSEKAKLVDDAISATVTSTATALLNTQLTTAYLENIYVGFNTLNQQIGQAADGAGTLADGADQLGTGASTLADGTSTLADGIDDLATGASGLSDGVAQLGTGASSLADGVAQVGTGASDLSGGVSQLATGAQQSADGATQLATGAGSLADGLDALSASTTQLGASTQQIATLSAGAAASTAGTLQGLQRVLATCQTAECLTALGVIADAQTSATGPVTLTTTAAGATAQLDAGIRVGANGQPSLVSGVASAATGARGVADGAGSLAGGLTQLSTGAATAAGGASQLATGAASAADGARQLATGATSAADGAAQLSTGASSAADGARQLADGAGGVSDGALQLADGTRSLATGLDAAVAQLPTYTESESQNLADVVSDPVENSSGTSTDLFGASSVPFFATIALWLGALATFLVLAAFSHRALSSTRSSAALALSSYVPALVIGLVQGLAVAIVMSAVASLDLVTWFGFAALAMLAGASFAAVNQGLVALLGGLGRFVSMVAAVIGLGAGIISTVPGVFDDALAFLPLSAAQNALAGVVEGTGGVGAAVVGLLIWLLFGLLLTVAAIARRRVTSVRALTRPVEA, encoded by the coding sequence ATGGCTCTCTTCTCCCTCGAACGCCCCCGCGGCGTCAAGAAGGTGTCCTGGGTGACCCTTCTCGGCATCGTCCTCGTCCCCCTCGTCATCGGCGGCCTGCTCGTCTGGGCGCTGTGGAACCCGACCGAGCGCCTCGACACCATCACGGCCGCGGTCGTGAACGAGGACACCCCCGTCGAGCTCAACGGGCAGACCGTGCCGCTCGGCCGCCAGCTCGCGGCCGGGCTGGTCACCGGCGGGGAGACGGACGCGGCGACGCCCGCGCCCTCCGCGTCCGGCACTCCCTCCCCCTCCTCGAGCCCCGCGGCGAACGTCTCGGGCTCCGACTCCACCGGCAACTTCACCTGGGTCCTCACCGACAAGGACGACGCGGCGAAGGGACTCGCCGACGGCAGCTACGCGACCGTCGTCACCATCCCGTCCTCGTTCTCGGCCGCCGCGACCTCCTACGCCGGAGACGCCGCCGCCGCGACGAAGGCCACGATCGACATCGCCACCAGCGAGAAGGCGAAGCTCGTCGACGACGCCATCTCGGCGACGGTCACCAGCACGGCGACCGCGCTGCTGAACACGCAGCTGACCACCGCCTACCTCGAGAACATCTACGTCGGCTTCAACACCCTGAACCAGCAGATCGGCCAGGCCGCCGACGGCGCGGGCACCCTCGCGGACGGCGCCGACCAGCTCGGCACCGGCGCCTCGACGCTCGCCGACGGCACCAGCACGCTCGCGGACGGCATCGACGACCTGGCGACCGGCGCGTCCGGGCTCTCCGACGGCGTCGCGCAGCTCGGCACCGGCGCGTCGTCCCTGGCGGACGGCGTCGCGCAGGTGGGCACCGGTGCCTCGGACCTCTCGGGCGGCGTCTCGCAGCTCGCGACCGGCGCGCAGCAGTCGGCCGACGGCGCGACGCAGCTCGCGACCGGCGCGGGCTCGCTCGCGGACGGCCTCGACGCGCTCAGCGCCAGCACGACCCAGCTGGGCGCGAGCACGCAGCAGATCGCGACCCTCAGCGCGGGCGCCGCGGCGTCGACGGCGGGCACGCTGCAGGGCCTCCAGCGGGTCCTCGCCACCTGCCAGACCGCCGAGTGCCTCACCGCGCTGGGCGTCATCGCCGATGCGCAGACCTCCGCCACCGGACCGGTGACCCTGACGACCACCGCCGCGGGCGCCACCGCGCAGCTCGACGCCGGGATCCGCGTCGGAGCGAACGGGCAGCCCTCGCTCGTCTCCGGAGTCGCGTCCGCGGCGACCGGGGCGCGCGGCGTCGCCGACGGCGCCGGATCCCTCGCGGGCGGACTCACTCAGCTCTCGACCGGCGCCGCGACGGCGGCCGGCGGAGCGTCTCAGCTCGCCACCGGCGCCGCCTCCGCCGCGGACGGCGCCCGGCAGCTGGCGACCGGCGCGACCTCGGCCGCGGACGGCGCCGCGCAGCTCTCGACCGGCGCCTCCTCGGCGGCCGACGGCGCGCGACAGCTCGCCGACGGCGCGGGCGGCGTCTCGGACGGCGCGCTCCAGCTCGCCGACGGCACCCGCTCGCTCGCCACCGGCCTCGACGCCGCGGTGGCGCAGCTGCCGACCTACACGGAGTCGGAGTCGCAGAATCTCGCCGACGTCGTCTCCGACCCGGTCGAGAACTCGAGCGGCACCAGCACGGACCTCTTCGGAGCGTCGAGCGTGCCGTTCTTCGCGACGATCGCGCTCTGGCTCGGCGCCCTGGCGACCTTCCTCGTGCTCGCCGCGTTCTCGCACCGCGCGCTCTCCTCGACCCGTTCCTCCGCGGCGCTGGCGCTGTCCTCCTACGTGCCGGCCCTCGTGATCGGACTCGTGCAGGGTCTCGCGGTCGCGATCGTGATGAGCGCGGTCGCGAGCCTGGACCTCGTGACCTGGTTCGGCTTCGCCGCGCTGGCGATGCTCGCGGGGGCGTCCTTCGCCGCCGTCAACCAGGGCCTGGTCGCGCTGCTCGGCGGGCTCGGCCGCTTCGTCTCGATGGTCGCGGCCGTGATCGGCCTCGGCGCCGGCATCATCTCGACCGTCCCGGGCGTCTTCGACGACGCCCTCGCCTTCCTGCCGCTCTCGGCCGCGCAGAACGCGCTGGCCGGCGTGGTCGAGGGCACCGGCGGCGTCGGCGCCGCCGTCGTCGGCCTGCTGATCTGGCTGCTCTTCGGCCTCCTGCTGACGGTCGCCGCCATCGCCCGCCGCCGAGTCACCTCGGTCCGAGCCCTGACCCGCCCGGTCGAGGCCTAA
- a CDS encoding ABC transporter permease: protein MTKYIATRLVTSVFTIVAIAIVMFALLQLLPGSPFNSEKLDAVQKELLTQKYGLDEPVLLRLGTYLVNLARGDFGISYNLIPDFPVSEMLGSRLPVTIRIGLQALALGVVLGLLIGIVSAIRKRGWFDNLSTFVSVIAFSVPSFVIALLLVYFVGFEWKLLPIRYSEDDPFTSSVLPTISLAAYVMAVTARYARSEMLDCLESDYILLAKAKGISPAKVIGRHALRNTMVSIITVLSPLLIGLITGSVVIEQIFGAPGLGQLLLTAIQNVDYNIVIAISLVYSIIYIVVMLVVDVLYGLIDPRIRLAGQAR, encoded by the coding sequence GTGACGAAGTACATCGCGACGAGGCTCGTCACCTCGGTCTTCACGATCGTCGCCATCGCGATCGTGATGTTCGCGCTGCTGCAGCTGCTCCCCGGCTCGCCGTTCAACAGCGAGAAGCTGGACGCGGTGCAGAAGGAGCTGCTCACGCAGAAGTACGGACTCGACGAGCCGGTCCTGCTGCGGCTGGGCACCTACCTGGTCAACCTCGCGCGCGGCGACTTCGGCATCTCCTACAACCTCATCCCCGACTTCCCCGTGTCCGAGATGCTGGGCTCGCGGCTGCCGGTGACGATCCGCATCGGACTGCAGGCGCTCGCCCTGGGCGTCGTGCTCGGGCTGCTGATCGGCATCGTCTCGGCCATCCGCAAGCGCGGCTGGTTCGACAACCTCTCCACCTTCGTCTCGGTGATCGCCTTCAGCGTCCCGTCGTTCGTGATCGCGCTGCTGCTGGTCTACTTCGTGGGCTTCGAGTGGAAGCTCCTCCCGATCCGCTACTCGGAGGACGACCCCTTCACCTCGAGCGTGCTGCCGACGATCTCGCTCGCCGCCTACGTGATGGCCGTGACCGCGCGGTACGCCCGCTCCGAGATGCTCGACTGCCTCGAGAGCGACTACATCCTGCTGGCGAAGGCCAAGGGCATCAGCCCGGCGAAGGTCATCGGCCGGCACGCCCTGCGCAACACGATGGTCTCGATCATCACCGTGCTCTCGCCGCTGCTGATCGGCCTGATCACCGGCTCCGTCGTGATCGAGCAGATCTTCGGCGCCCCCGGCCTCGGGCAGCTGCTGCTGACCGCGATCCAGAACGTCGACTACAACATCGTCATCGCGATCAGCCTCGTCTACAGCATCATCTACATCGTCGTGATGCTCGTGGTCGACGTGCTCTACGGACTGATCGACCCCCGCATCCGACTGGCAGGACAGGCACGATGA